TATTGTAGGAATATCCTCTTCAACCCGATTACCTGTCTTTGAGCCATAGGCCAATTGAAGGGCGGCTGCGGCGACATCCGCCGGATCAAACTTTTCGGCGAGAGTGTGCACCACGACTCGGAATGGCTCAAAGTCATTGGCCTTCAGAATTTCTTGAATGGAAACGCCAATCTGTTCTAGGCGCTTCGCCTGAAGGTCGGCCCCCGTCGGGAGCGTGCCCATCTCGACTTTGGATTTGGTCACGCGCTCGATGTTTTGCAGCAGCCAGCGTTCCCGTGATTCCACAAGGGTAATAGCCTCGCCCGCGCGTCCGGCGCGTCCGGTTCGACCGATACGATGGACGTAGGCTTCCGGAGAGGAGGGGACATCGTAATTCACCACGTGTGAGACGTGGGGAATATCCAGACCCCGGGCCGCCACGTCCGTTGCGACAAGCAGCTCGGTTTTCCCGGCACGGAACGATTGCATCACCCGATCGCGTTGAGCCTGGTTCATCCCGCCATGCAGGCCTTCTCCCCGGTATCCCCGGCCGTTGAGCATGGAGGTCAACTCATCGACTTCCAATCGTGTCCGGCAAAACACCAGAGCGGACTTTGGACTGGACATATCCAGGATTCTGGCCAGGGCCGCCACTTTATGTGGCCTGGCCACGAGGTAGGCAGTCTGGTGCACCCGTGGGGCCACCCCCGCCTTTACGGGCTCCTTGATGATCTGAATCTCGATGGGGTTGCGCAGATGGTGGCGTGCGATTGATGCAATGCGCGGAGGCATAGTTGCTGAAAATAGTGCCGTCTGCCTGGTCGTCGGCGTTTGCTTCAGAATGGCATCCAGATCTTCCGCAAATCCCATATTAAGCATCTCATCAGCTTCATCCAACACCACAATCTGAAGATCTTTGAGCTGAAGCGTTTTGCGTCGGATATGGTCCAGTGCCCGTCCCGGCGTCGCCACGACGATATCGACCCCGCGTTTCAATGCGATGAGCTGTGGTCGGATGGCCTGTCCTCCATAAACCGCGAGGATGGCGATGGCCTGCTGTTTCCCATAACGCTGGACAGCCTCGCAAACTTGTATGGCCAATTCGCGGGTGGGCACGAGAATTAGGGCTGAAGGGTGTGGTTGCTTGGGCGAATGGGCAAGACGCTGAAGTAAGGGAAGCGTGAAAGCAGCGGTTTTCCCAGTTCCGGTTGCGGCACGCCCCAGCAGGTCGTTTCCGGCCAAAAGCGGTGGGATGGCCTCGCGTTGGATGGGAGTTGGCTCTTCATATCCTAATGCCTCGAGCGTGGTCAGCAGCGCCGCTTCCAGGCCGAGAGCCGCAAAGCCGGGTGAAAAGCCTTTCATCGTTGGAGCCGTAGGTGAATTGGAGGCATCGTGTTTCATGACGGTTTTGCAACCTTTCTGGATGTGGTCCTGATATTGTGTGTCGGCCGGCTTGGGCCGGTCCCTGCATATGGGATGTTCGTTAAAGACGCGAAGAAGGGACGGGCTATACCGTCTTTCCCGGGCTGGTTGGCTCCATCTCTGAGAGATTGGGCCATCTTAGCGTTGTCCTACCCCGCGACCCGTTGGTCGTGTCGCGCCGGGCAGCCTATGGTCCCTGACCATAATGACGAAACCGTGTAAGGTCACGACAACTCGTGACCTCCTTTAGGGGATGCCTGCCTGTCGGTTATATGGGGTGGTCGTCTAACGAGCCTTACCTGTCTATACTCCTTTTACCAGGAAGAGGAAACCAATTCCTAGATCCCTACAGGAAAAATGGTTCCTGGCGGGATCATAATGGCGGGGGAGAGGAGAGTTTGTTTTGGCTTTTCCGCATTAAAATGACTTGTGAATCAGGCTGAATTTTGAGAAATTGACGGATCTCGGTGTTTACCACACGTCAAACTAGCAGGTTGGGCATTTATCACCCGACAGGAGGTTAATATGAGGAAGATTCTGGGGGTTGTGGGCGGGTTGGTGCTGGGTATTCAGACGACGGTCTGCGCAGGCGTGGTTTTTCATGTCGAGACTATCTTTCCCAATCGGACAGAGGTGCCTTCCAGAAATGACGCGATGACGGTTGACGGAAAGAAACTGAAAATGACGATGAATGAGGGAAGGGGCACTCAATCTACGGTTATTTATCGAGGCGACCGTGAGGAAATTCTGCTGATCAATCATGGAGATCACACCTGGCGGGCTATGGACAAGGCCACGATGGTCAGTCTTGGTCAACAGATCAACCCGGCCATGGAAAAGATGCAGGAAATGTTAAAGAATATGCCTCCGGAACGACGAGCCATGATGGAAAAAATGTTTGCCGGGCAGGGGATCAATCCTGCCATGATGGGCGGAAAGGTCGAAATGCAGGTCAAAAAAACCGGCGAAAGGCAGACCATCAATGGCTATCCCTGTGTGAAATATGAAACCTGGCGGGAAAACGAAAAAGTTGCTGAACATTGTGTGAGTGATTGGAAGCAGGTTCCTGGCAGTCAGGAAGCTCGAGGCGTGTTTCAAGATATGGCCGCCTTTTCACAGGAGGTATGGCAAGGGGCATTCAAAGGCGGGGGAGGTCCAGCGTCCTTTTTTGAATCCCTAGGGAAGATTGAAGGCTACCCGGTGTTCACGAGAATTTTCTCCAATGGAACCATTGTCACAGAAAGCCGTTTGACCGGAGTGGAGGAGAAATCGGTCGCCGCGAAGGAATTTGACCCTCCCAACGATTATGTCAAAAAAGATTTTCTGCCGAAAAATTTTCCCTCTCCCATGGGGCAGTAACAAAGAAGAACCTGGAGGTGAATAGAGACACCTTGAGAGACACAAAGAGTCTTGGTGAGCCTCAGGTTTCTCGACCTGGACTTTGATCTTTCGTATCCGGCTCAGGAAGCCAGCCGGATAAAGGTGGATGAGGTTTGCCAGAAACATCAGGGCTTCGTTCCCTGCCTGCGTGGTTCAATCGAAATATCTACACAAGAGAATCCCATCATTTTCCTCGTTGATCCTTCATGACTCTCCTCTTTATTAGATCGCCAACCGTGCGGTGGTAGGTATGATGGCGCCTGTCGGAAGGATACGCAAGATGATGCATTAGTCCCGGTGAGATAGCGGATTCCATACCATAAGAAATCGGTCTGGCATCCGGTTTCGTATCCCCGCTCTTCATGGTAGTTTCAAAGCATGAAGAAAACCCCAGTCGATACCTGGCTGACCGATCCCCTTAACAACTTTCTTGGCAGGCAGTCCACCAGTGGCATGGTGCTATTCGTTGCCGCCCTGATGGCATTGATCGTGGCCAATTCTCCTTTTGCGGATGTCTACTACCATTTATGGCACAACGAAATTTCCATCGGGTTCAACGATTTTATGATCCGGAAGACCCTGCACCATTGGATCAATGATGGGCTGATGGCCGTCTTCTTCTTCGTGATCGGGTTGGAACTGAAGCGGGAGATCATGGCGGGTGAACTGAGCAATCCCCGTGATGCGCTGCTCCCTATCGCGGCGGGAGTAGGCGGCATGGTTGTGCCGGCGTTGATCTACCTGGCGTTCAATTCGTCGGGCGACGCCAGAGACGGATGGGGCATACCCATGGCGACCGATATTGCCTTCGCGCTCGGCATAATTTCCTTGTTGGGCAACAGGGTCCCTTTATCGCTTAAAGTATTTCTGACCGCTCTTGCCATCGCGGATGACCTTGGCGCGGTGCTGGTCATTGCGGTTTTTTATACATCACACATCGACCTCATTAATCTGGTAGCCGGTGCGGGATTCATGATCCTGCTGGTGACATCCAACCTGCTGGGTGTACGCAGCATTCTGTGGTATGGACTGCTGGGAATCGGCGGCCTGTGGCTGGCCTTCCTCTTATCAGGAGTGCATGCCACCATTGCTGCGGTGCTGGCCGCCTTCACGATTCCTGCCAATGTGAAGATCTCGGACAAGGGATTCGTTTCACGCATCAAAACATTGGGAGAAAGGTTTGAGATGGCCAAAAGCAATGACCTGACCCTGGTAACTGACGAGCAACTCCATGTGCTTGAAGACATACGCACGGTGGCCAGGGAGGCACTGACTCCCCTCCAACGGCTGGAACATGGCTTGCACCCCTTCGTGGCGTTTGTGGTGATGCCGGTTTTTGCGTTGGCAAATGCCGGGATCAGCTTTCCGGTGGATTTCCTGAATCAGTTAGCCAGTCCGGTTACATTAGGAGTGGCCTCAGGGCTGCTGGGAGGAAAGGTGTTGGGCATCATGGGCATGTGCTACGTCATGATCCAATTACAGTGGGCGTCTTTTCCGGAGCAGACAGGCTGGCCCCACCTTTTTGGTGCGGCCATGCTTGCTTCGGTGGGGTTCACGATGTCGCTGTTTATTACCGGACTGGCGTTTGACGATGACGAATTGATCCTCCAAGCCAAGTTGGGCATCCTGCTGGCCTCGCTGGTCGGTGGGTGTTTGGGATACTTTCTGCTGCAGAGGGCAG
The DNA window shown above is from Nitrospiraceae bacterium and carries:
- a CDS encoding DEAD/DEAH box helicase codes for the protein MKHDASNSPTAPTMKGFSPGFAALGLEAALLTTLEALGYEEPTPIQREAIPPLLAGNDLLGRAATGTGKTAAFTLPLLQRLAHSPKQPHPSALILVPTRELAIQVCEAVQRYGKQQAIAILAVYGGQAIRPQLIALKRGVDIVVATPGRALDHIRRKTLQLKDLQIVVLDEADEMLNMGFAEDLDAILKQTPTTRQTALFSATMPPRIASIARHHLRNPIEIQIIKEPVKAGVAPRVHQTAYLVARPHKVAALARILDMSSPKSALVFCRTRLEVDELTSMLNGRGYRGEGLHGGMNQAQRDRVMQSFRAGKTELLVATDVAARGLDIPHVSHVVNYDVPSSPEAYVHRIGRTGRAGRAGEAITLVESRERWLLQNIERVTKSKVEMGTLPTGADLQAKRLEQIGVSIQEILKANDFEPFRVVVHTLAEKFDPADVAAAALQLAYGSKTGNRVEEDIPTIRDRTPDTLQTSRRPRRGPTDFPDSGRAPRGSGNRPVGRRERHSQSANMATLHVNAGRMAGVRTGDLVGAIANEAGINSNRIGPIKVSDQFSLVKVPEEHVHGIIKALGRTRIKGQKVTIRLYKE
- a CDS encoding DUF4412 domain-containing protein, producing MRKILGVVGGLVLGIQTTVCAGVVFHVETIFPNRTEVPSRNDAMTVDGKKLKMTMNEGRGTQSTVIYRGDREEILLINHGDHTWRAMDKATMVSLGQQINPAMEKMQEMLKNMPPERRAMMEKMFAGQGINPAMMGGKVEMQVKKTGERQTINGYPCVKYETWRENEKVAEHCVSDWKQVPGSQEARGVFQDMAAFSQEVWQGAFKGGGGPASFFESLGKIEGYPVFTRIFSNGTIVTESRLTGVEEKSVAAKEFDPPNDYVKKDFLPKNFPSPMGQ
- the nhaA gene encoding Na+/H+ antiporter NhaA, which translates into the protein MKKTPVDTWLTDPLNNFLGRQSTSGMVLFVAALMALIVANSPFADVYYHLWHNEISIGFNDFMIRKTLHHWINDGLMAVFFFVIGLELKREIMAGELSNPRDALLPIAAGVGGMVVPALIYLAFNSSGDARDGWGIPMATDIAFALGIISLLGNRVPLSLKVFLTALAIADDLGAVLVIAVFYTSHIDLINLVAGAGFMILLVTSNLLGVRSILWYGLLGIGGLWLAFLLSGVHATIAAVLAAFTIPANVKISDKGFVSRIKTLGERFEMAKSNDLTLVTDEQLHVLEDIRTVAREALTPLQRLEHGLHPFVAFVVMPVFALANAGISFPVDFLNQLASPVTLGVASGLLGGKVLGIMGMCYVMIQLQWASFPEQTGWPHLFGAAMLASVGFTMSLFITGLAFDDDELILQAKLGILLASLVGGCLGYFLLQRAG